TTTCACTTCTTCTGCAGCAGTTGCAACAGCATCAAAGCCAATATAAGCAAAAAATACAGTTGCTGCTCCGTTTACAACACCCGAGAAACCAAACGGCATAAACGGAGTCCAATTTGCAGGTTCAACATACCAAACACCCACAGCAATAAATAGTAGCACGACAGCAATTTTAATGGTAACCATTATGGTGTTAAGCCTTGCGGACTTTTTAACTCCTTGTGACAAAAGCAGCGTGATTATAAAAATTATCGCAATTGCTGGTATGTCCACATAAGTTCCATTTGCTGGATCATACGCACTTGATAGAGCCTTCGGAAGTTGGATTCCAAACCCCGAGAGAAGACCCTGAAAATAACCGGACCAACCGCTGGCAACTGCAGAAGAAGCAAGCCCATATTCAAGGATTAAGACCCAGCCTAACATCCAAGCGATTATTTCTCCGAAGATTGCATAACTATAGGTATAGGCACTGCCTGATACCGGTACGGTTGAAGCAAATTCCGCATAGCAAAGGGCTGCAAATACACATGCCAGACCTGACAAAATGAATGAAATGATTAGTGCTGGACCTGCATGTTCTGCCGCTGCAACTCCTGTTAGAACAAATATTCCTGTCCCAATAATCGCACCTATTCCAAGCATCGTTAGATCAAATGCACCTAATTCTTTCTTCAAGGTTATATCTTTTTGCCCAACTTCCTTAATCAAAGCTGTAATTGATTTTTTCCTAAATAAATTCATGTCTATTACCTCCACGACGTAAAGTCGAAATGTTCAGAAAATATAGTCCTTAAAATGTATATTGGTATAATATAATTAATTTATTAATAAAGCAATATATTTTGAAAAATTAATTATTTTCCTAATAATGCCATCGCGTAATAACTCTATAGTTATTTTTAACTATCCGGATAACTATATTAACAAAATATTTAGGTATACTGAGGTAAATCTCTTCCAACACAAAAAAGCTAACCCGCTAATTAGCAGGCTAGCTTTTTATATCAAAAATTGACAATTTCCTTTTTACCTTCCGGAAGAATCATGGTAACTTCTGTCCCAATACCTAGTTTGCTTTCGTAAGATACTTTTCCCTTCATTGTTTCAATAATTCTTAAGGATACAGATGTACCTAAACCGGTTCCCTTATCCTTTGTCGTATAAAACAATGTTCCTATGCGTGCGAGCTGTTCATGATCCATCCCTTTACCAGTATCAGTTATGTAGATATATGCATGATGGTCTTTAAGCTTGTAGGTTATGGTTACTTTTCCACCTTCAGTGGTTGCTTCTATCGCATTTTTTATTAAATTCACGAGTGCTTGTTTCAACTGATTCCGGTCAGTCAAAAGATGAAAATTACTTGTATCCAGACTACTTTCTAATTGTACCCCTTGCTTTAAGGCAAGAGGTCCAAGAAGCATTTTCACCTCTGATAGCACATCAACCAAGGGGAATTCCTCTAACTTTTCAAATTGAGGTTTCGCAAAGTTCAAGTAATCGTTTATGATAGCCTCTGCACGACCCAATTCACTTAATACAAGAGATAAATAATCGTAATTCTTCCCTTTCTCATCCTGCTGCATAAGCTGTAAAAATCCTTTAACAACCGTTAGCGGATTTCGCACCTCATGGGCAATCGACGCTGCAAGTTCTCCTAATGTATTCAGTTTTTCTGTTCGTTGTATTTCTACCTTCATTCTTGAACTTTCCACTAGCCCCTCATTCAGCTTAGCGGCAATGGCAATCGCAATTGTATCAATTAGTCCAACGATTAATAGATCTGGAATTTTCGTATTGATGGTTAATGACTGCCCTTCGACGCTGTGGAAGGCAGTTAAGGATAAAAAGCAAACAAGCAAGGACCATGCACCGATTACTGCAGTGAGAAGTACTCTTTTATTTGGGGTGAATTTCCAAAATCTATTCATGATGAGGAAGGGAACAATTGCAATTAAAACGGTATTCACGAGACCAAAAAGAACGGTTTCTCCACCCATGATGAATCGTGCTGTAAAAACTGTCGTGAAAACCATTCCTCCCGCAACAGGACCAGCATACAGAAAGGCTAAGATTAACGGAACATAACGCAAATCCCAACTAAAACCATAATTAGCATATGAAAAAATCATGCAGGTTAGTGCTGCTATACTTTGCAATAAGCCGCAAACAACAGGAGAATCGAGTTTTCTTTTATTATCGGTGAGAACACTATAAAGCAGAACGGGTGAAAGTGTAATAAGCAAATTCAAAAGAAGTTTTTCTGCCAACATGTAATTGCCTCCAAGAAACATCTATATGATAAAACAATACGACATAAATCTTCAGTATCCTTCCATCATATTTATATTTCTTGTAATATTTTATCGATTTTTACCAGAAAATGTCCCATAAAAAACGTAACATCTTCTATCTTCATCTATCTCCCTTGAGTCAAGTTCAAACTCCATAAATTTACCGTCCTTTTGAAGGTAGATAATGTCGGAATGTAACGTTGTCAGTATCTCTTCATGGCTCCAAACATCTTTTCTTTCCACTAATGTAGATGTTGTATCCTTCAGTTCCCTTACTTCAAAACCAATGTGAGAATAGATTGTATCGGCGGAATCATTGGTGTAGCTTTCCTTTGATAGATATAAAACTGCCGTTCCATCCGGGTCCATAGCAGTGGCATTTACCACATATGTCTCTCCTTCTTTTACGAAGAATTCGCAAGTCATTCTTGCGACTGCTTCGACATGAGTAATATTCTGGTAATTCCACAAGGCAGGATATTGTTTTATCTTGTCATCAAGTCGATATTCCAACCTCATTTGCATCCCTCTTTTCTTTTTCTTTTTATCTTACACCATTGTTTTCCTAAAATTTACTTTTATAATGTAATTATAACAAAGAAAAACACACGCGCATTGCCAAGGGCTGCTTGCGCTAGACATTCAAAAAGGAGCGTGAGAAAGGTGAAGAAAACCCATTGGTTAATCACTGGCGTTCTTACTTCTCTTGTGGCTGGAACGACCGTAACCGGTTGTTCCCAGGCACAGGACTTACCCCCAGTACCAGAAGACACGGACTGTTCAGACTGGGAATGGGATGATGATGAAGGAGTTTGGCAATGTGACGATACACGTTCGACCCACTATGGCCATTTCTTTTACGGGGGATTGTTTTTCCATAGCAGATCAGCTTTATTAAATTCGTCTGCTTACAAGTCTTATAAGTCTTCCTCTAGCTTTAAAGGCGGATTTGGGAGCGGATCTAAAGGTGGATTTGGAGGTTAATAAGCATGTCCACGTACACAAGGGACCGAAATCAATTTTACTCCAGATTTCCTGAATTTTGGTCCAACTTATACGGAAGCGAATACAGTCTTTATCATATTCAAAGCATTACAGAACAGACGCACACCGATTTGAAGGTAGCAACTGAACGAATGGGCAGGGTATTTTTTAAAACTGCCGGACTCCTGCGCAGTCTTGAAGACAAACAGCTTCTTGAACTTGGTTTTCCTGCCGCAAGTCTTCCATTTCTACGGATAAAAAGTCTTTTTCCTGAAACGGTTATCTCTCGATTTGATTTTGCTTTGACAAGCAGTGGTGTAAAAATGCTTGAGTTTAATGCTGATACCCCTACTTTTATTGTTGAATGCTTCAAAATCAACGGAGAGGCATGTACTGAATTCGAATATCGTAATCCCAATGAAAACCAAGAGCGGCTTCTGTCTTCTGGTATTACTAAAGCCGTCCTCGAATCGGGAAAAGGCCATGTATCACCTAATGTGGTGTTCACAGCCCACCGTGACCATATCGAGGATTGGAATACAACGGTGTATTTAAGTCAGCTATGTAAAGTTCCTAATCAAATCGTCCCCCTATCAGACCTGCAAATTACGGATGGTGCACTTTTAGATTCTAATGGTGTACCCATCGATGTTTTATATCGCCAGACCTATCCTCTTGAACATTTACTTGAGGATCGAGATCCAAATACAGGAGATCTGGTAGGGGTTGAATTATTACAACTTGTGAAGGACCGAAAATTAGCCATGGTTAATCCTGTTTCAGCATTTCTGCTTCAACCAAAATCCATTCAGTGTCTTATATGGGGCTTAGCAGAAAATGAAGGATTTTATACGAAGGAAGAACAAGATTGGATAAAAACATATATGCTGCCTACCTACCTTGAAACAGATGGATTTGCAGGTACCGCTTCATATGTCCAGAAACCATCTTTCGGAAGAGAAGGAGACACCATTACCATATGGGATCAACACAGCGAAGTAGACACACAAAATCCCTCCCAAACTTACAATAACGAACTGCCTGTCTATCAGTCGTATGTCCCTCTTCCTGTTGTTTCACTTGAAACAGAAAAGGGTTTCGAAGAACTATCTATTGTATTTGGGTCTTTCCTTATTGCTGGGAAACCGAGCAGTATTGGAATCCGAGCGGGTGGAAAAATCACAGGAAATGAATCTTACTTCTTACCAGTAGGAATAAAAAAGGAGGAGTTTAATTGTTAGATTTCTTAATCTATTTGGCTGTTTCTTTAGCTTTATTACTCGTTGGACTCTTTTTAATGGAAATCACCACAAAGGTCAAGGAATTCGCCTTAATGGCAAAAGGAAATAAAGCTGCAAGCTATGTTCTGGGAGGAAGGCTTCTAGGGCTGGCAATTGTTTTATATTCTGCACTGGCTAACTCCATCTCGCTAGTAGATATGGTCATTTGGGGAGGAGTTGGAATCGCAGCGCAGATTATTGTCTTTTACCTAACTGAATGGGTCACACCTCGGAGGTTTAACGTATCCCAGAGCATTGAAGAGAATAATACTGCCGTTGGTCTTTTTCTACTATTATTGTCCGTATCTATTGGGATTGTTATTGCTGGTTGTTTGACATATTAAAAAACGCATCTTCTAAGGTGCGTTTTTTTATAGCTTTTGATATGTAAGCTTATCACAGATGATAAATAATCTAGCTCCCTTAGGAATCGGCTCATTCCATTTCTTAAGTATGTTCAAATCATTCCTATCGGCTATTAACTGTGCCCCTTTTTCTTTAAGTTGTTCATATGCTGCACCATACGTTTTCCACTCAGGATTTACGCGGACTTCCCAAAGATCACTTCCCCCATCTCCATCCTGTCTGCTTAGCAATTGTGTAAATAGGTGGCTTGCTCCTTTCATTTGTGCCGACTTCGCCATTAGGTTGGACACAGACCCATTTGATAAGATAAACTCATCAATCTTTACATGCTTAAAATTATCAACATGCTTTTCGTTTACGATTTCTGCAATCGTATAAATACTATTATCTGTTCGATCATCGTAACGTTCGATGGACGATGCAACTAAAAGGGTTTTTCCATCCACTAAGTCAGGATTAGCAATACCTTCAGCTGCAAACAGCAAAACAGCTTGAGCATTTTCAATTTTTGACTTACTTAATGTCTCTACATCCGTCGGACTACCTTGAATATAATGAAATCGTTCATGCTCAAAAGGAGTCTTTTCAAATTCATCTATCAATACGATATCTGTTTTCTCGTCACCTAATAATAATTCTTTAATGGTACTCTTACTTTTGGCAGTCCAGCCAATTATGACAAAGTGATTTTCACCTTTGTAAAACAACTTCCCCTCCTCCTTCCGCTTTTTATACTGGGAGACCCCCTCAACAATCACCCCAATAACGGTTCCAAATAGACCAATACCCAAAGTATAAACCACAATCATAGCCCACGTTCTTCCTGCTTCAGTAGTTGGATATACATCTCCATAGCCTACCGTAGTCATCGTTGTAAGAATCCACCACACAGCATGTAAGCTGCTTTCAAACGTCTTAGGCTCTATAATTCGCATAATTTCTGCATTTACGATAATAAAAAGCAAGGTAAACAGAATCACTGTTCGATATTTGTACCGTGAGGCTGTGAGGAACAGTTTACGAAAAAAAAGCATTTTTCCCCTCCTTTCCATTTCTACTACTATAATTTCTACTTAGGGTTCTTATTTCCTTTTTTTGAAAAATAAGTGCGAATAATATCTTTGCCAGATATTATATTGACAAATCCAACAGTAGGGTGTAATATTATTAATTGTGCTTTAGATTTTATGTAACTTGTAATAGATAGATAACGCAATGTAAGAATTTTTTTCTGGCATTCTGCTTATGTTTTAAAAGTAAAACTTATTCACGCTGGATCGGCTTCGGAGCCGTAAGGATGTAAGAGAGGTAGGGCTTACATCGTTTAGGTATAAACCATCAGGTGGAAGAGTAACCGCGGCAAATTGGTCTTTTAATACCATTTATTATATATAAATACTTACCTTGCGATGGCTGACAATCAGAAACAACCATTCACAAGTTACAATAGTGGTCCATCTAGGATCAAAGCAAAAGAAGGCAGAGGATATTCCTCTGCCTTCGTCCAATTTATAAGAAATTTCAAGGACGTACAGCCTTAATTTTTCGTACCACTTGATTGATAACTTCTGAAAAAACAAGACCAAATGCAATCGATCCTGATAGTAACGTTACTTTTGCTCCTAATGCTAATGCTTGAAAGTAATCGTCCTCGACAAAGTTTCTCATTGTATCGTAGGCTAAACCACCAGGAACTAAAGGAATGATTCCTGCAACACTAAAAATAATAACAGGTGTTTTATAAAACTTAGCTAACTCCTGACTGACTATCCCTACAAAAAGGGTGGCTCCTAGTGTGGCTAAAACGGGATCTCCCGAATACTTTTCCGCTATATAATAGATAATCCATCCACCCATTCCAACAAGTCCGCATTTTACTAACGTCTCCTTTGGTGCATTAAAAATCACTCCAAAAGCGGCCGTGGCAATAAAGCTTGTAATTAATTGTCCAATGATATCCACATTAAACCTCCATTTACACAAAAGATAAAACTACTGCAATTCCAGATCCGATAGCAAAAGCTGTTAACAATGCTTCCGCACCTTTAGATAATCCCGAAACTAAATGTCCCGCCATTAAATCTCTTACTGCATTCGTGACTAAAAGCCCTGGAACTAACGTCATCACGGACCCAATAATAATTTTATCTAACTGCTGCCCTGCTCCTATTTTCACAAGGAAAAAGGATAGTAAGCCAATAATGAATGAGGCCAAAAATTCTGAGAAAAACTTCACAGGTATATAACGGTGAAAATATAAAAAACCGATATAACCTACTCCTCCAGATAACATGGCTGGGATAAAATCAATCCACTCACCCATAAACATAATCATAAAACATCCACTGGCAATTGAGGCTGCTGCAACCTGAACCATAAATGGAAAGGTTACATTTAAAGCATCGAGCTCTTTTAGAAGTGTTAGAGCTGATTCCAGATTTAATTCACCACTAGTAATCCTACGTGAAATACTATTTACCATAGCTACTTTTTTTAAGTCGGTAGACCTTGTTGATATTCGAATTAATTTCGTTTTGGTGGGTTCAGCACCTTCTGCTGAAAAAATAATCCCTGTTGGTGTTACATAACTGTGTGAATTTTCAATTCCAAACGCAGCGGCCATTCTCATCATCGTATCCTCAACTCGATAGGTTTCTCCACCGCTTTGAAGCATAATTTTCCCCGCAAGCAAACATACTTCCATTATTTCATATGTGAGTGTTTTTTCATTTTCCATCTAACGTTCACCACATTACACTTTCTTTTTATGATTTCTTAAGTTTAATCAAAAACCTTCTGTTTATCAATCAAATAGACGTCAAAAGAAAAAAAGCAGGAGCTCCTGCTTTTTTATTTGCTTATATTGTTTTGGAGATTAGAAAAATCCAAATCCTGATAATAACTATTTTTAACTAAAATATTCGGACCAAGACACGATACAGCAGAACAATGACAACTCAATTCCTTAGCAATCGCAGAAGATTGCCAGTTTTCATACGCGTCAGTCAGCTTTGTATTTAGGACATTCCCGAGTGGCGGTGTATCACCAAAATCAGTAACGATAATATCCCCATTAAAAATATTAACATTTAGACGTGACCGTCCATCAGGATCATTTCTAACCGTTACATTTCTGCTTTGATAGAGTCTAGTTAATAGCTTTAAATCCTCTTCTTTATGACTGCACGCATAAAAAGGAAGTGTACCAAAAAGCATCCATACATTATCATCACGAACATCTAATAAATGATGAATAGCTTCTCTAATTTCATTCAGGGATAACGTTTCTAGATTACTAGCAAAATCACTTGGATACATAGGGTGGACCTCATGTCGCTGACACAGCATCTCATCAACAATTTGGCGATGAATTTTCTCCAAATGCGGCAATGTTCGTTTGTTAAGCATTGTTTCCGCAGATACCATGACACCAGCCTTTACTAATTCCCTGCTGTTTTCTATCATTCTGTTAAAATACTTTTCTCGTTGTTTGAAATCAGGTTTATTTGCCATCCTAGCAAATCCACCTTCAACAAAATCATCTACTGTTCCCCAATTATGCGAGATATGTAAAACATCCAAATAAGGAATAATCAATTCATAGCGTGCTAAATCGAGCGTTAAATTCGAATTGATTTGCGTCCGAACTCCATGTTCATGTGCATATTTTAATATTGGCACCACGTAATTTTTTATAGAAGACAAGGAAAGCATCGGCTCGCCACCTGTAATACTAAGTGACCGAAGAGTTGGAATTTCATCTAACCTCTGCAAAAGCAACTCCAGCGGAAGTGCTGCAGGGTCTTTTGTTTGAAGGGTGTACCCTACTGCACAATGCTCACAGCGCATATTACATAAAGTTGTTGTCGTGAATTCGATATTGGTAAGCTGCGGTTTTCCGTATTGTTTTATATCATTATAAGCTTCCCATGGATCATAATCAGGGGTTATCTTTTTCAAATAGGACATAGCAAACTCCTTAGAACAGTATTAGAAAAACCACTTCATTATAGCCGAAATATGGTTTTTATGGATAATTTAATGCTTTTTAAGAAACTTATGTTAGTAATTTATCTATTATTCTATGCATGCATAATTTAATGTACTATGATTGACACTAAAAAGATAGAATTTGTTATCGATGGATGGTGATAAGAAAAATGGAAATGCCGCTCTTGAGTGAGGTAGAAAAGCTGGCGTTAAAGAAAGTAAAAATCTATAGACAAAGCAGGTTAAGGTATATTTTACGAGCCATGCTAGCAAGTATGTTTATCGGATTTGGTGTAATCGTTGCTTTTAAGACTGGTAACTACTTTTATTTGGAACATTCCCCGTTTGCCTACCCGATGGCCGCCCTTACCTTTGGGGCAGCAATTATTTTAATAGCCTACGGCGGAGGAGATTTGTTTACTGGTAATACTTTTTATTATACCTATGCAGCACTAAGAAGGAAAATGGCTTGGTTAGAAGTGACCCAGCTCTGGGTTAGCAGCTACATAGGAAATATTTTAGGTGCAGCAGTTTTTGCTTTTTTAATTTTCACAACAGGTCTTTATGAAGAATCATCGGTTAATGGCTTTTTATTAAGTGTTGTGGAAAAGAAAATGCAAGTTCCAACGATGGAATTGTTTTTTCGAGGAATTCTGTGTAATTGGCTCGTTTGTCTAGCCTTCTTTATCCCAATGGGTCTAAAAGGCGACGGACCAAAAATGTTTTCGATGATGCTTTTTGTATTCTGCTTTTTTATTTCCGGCTATGAGCACAGCATTGCCAATATGTGTACGTTTGCCATTGCGTTAGTGTTGAATCATCCTGGGACAATCTCATGGGGCGGTGTTTTCCATAACCTAATCCCAGTAACCATTGGCAACTTGATTGGCGGAGGTATATTAATGGCTTGGATGTATCATTTTGTTAATAAACCTTTTTTGGATGAGTATAAGGAATGATTCTTTATCGACAAATTCCCGGGAAATATCAACAAATTAACACGGCAGACGACAAATACATAATTAATTTGCTACGCATTTTATAATCTATGATAAACAATGAAAAACACTGGATGTGAGTTCAATCCAGTGTTTTCTTCTATCCTTATTTATTTTTGCTTAAAAAGTATATATACCCTTTTATCATGAAGTAACTTACTTCTTCAGGTAACTGTTCTTTGATAGGCTTTAAACGATCTCTGCCAACCTCTTCCACTACTTTTTCTATTAATTGAAGGTAATCAGCAGGAATAAGCCTGGTGAAATCTACTGACATTCCTTGTTGTGCACATTGAATTAAATGGTTTTCAACCGTGCTCAGTGCCAGATCACGTTTTTGGGCAATTTGTTCTATTGATACGTTTTGCTCGTGCAACTGGAAGGTCTCTAAGTGTGAATCACCAACTGCTTTTTTAGTGGCCTTTTTGGGAGTAGCAGCCTGTGGCTGCTCGGCTTGGCGTTCTGGATGTGCTTCACAAAATGAACGAATGGCTTGAATAAAATTAAGTCCATATTTCTTCAGTTTATGTTCTCCTACTCCACTTACATTTAAAAATTCCTCGTTTGTCCGGGGCAGTCTAGCACACATGTCTTTTAACGCAGCATCAGAAAAAATAACAAATGGCGGCACTTTTTCTGTTTCAGCAATCGCCCTTCTTACTTCACGTAAGGTTTCGAACAATGGGTCATCCTGTGAAATTTCTCTAACTTTAACAGTTTCTCTGCGATGGACTTGTTCTTTTCCAAGCAAGACATCTTTTCCTTTAGGAGAAACAAATATAGTAGGAAATTGTCCTTGTTCTATTGCAATTAGTTCTTGAGAGATTAAGAACTCGATAAAATCACTGACTTCCTTTGAACCTTTTTCCTTCATAATTCCGTACGTAGTAAGCTTATCAAAGCCCATTTCTGTCACTTTTTTATTCTTGGATCCTGTTAGTACTTGAGCTGTCAGTGTTTTACCAAATCTCTGTCCCATTCTGATTATACAAGACATTACCATTTGCGCTTCTTTTGTTACATCGTTACTTGAGCGGGAATCGAGACAATTCCCACACCTTCCGCATGTCTCGGTTTCTGTTTCCCCAAAATATTTTAAAATAAACTCTTGCAAACAGTTTTCTGTGTGGCAGTAGTCGACCATTTGCTGCAGCTTTTCAAGTTCCGCATGAATTCGGGACCGATCACTCGATTGGTCAATTAAAAAACGTTGAACTTGGACATCTTGGGAGGAGTAAAGGAGAATACATTCACTCTCGAGTCCGTCCCTGCCAGCACGTCCCGCCTCTTGATAGTAGCTCTCCATATTTTTGGGGAGTTGGAAATGGAGGACATATCGGATGTTAGACTTATCGATTCCCATCCCAAAAGCTGATGTTGCCACCATAACGGAGGCTTCATCTTTTAAAAATCGATCCTGCTCGCTGATGCGCTCGGCGTCTCCCATTCCTGCATGATAACGGGCGACATTGATGTTTTCCTTTTTTAGTCTTTCATAAAGCTGGTCAACGTTTTTCCGGGTGGCTGCATAGATGATACCTGCTTCTTTTTCATTCTTTTTTAAATAATCTCTAACAAAGTGAAGTCTGTCTTGACCTTTAATTACAGAAAAAGTAAGGTTCTCTCTTTCGAATCCAGTAATGATTGAATTCTCTTCTTCGATATTGAGTGTTTCACAGATATCGTCCCGAACCCTTGGTGTTGCGGTTGCGGTTAGAGCAATGACATTCGGTTTTTGCGGAAGGCTTCGGACCATTTGCTGGATATGGCGGTAGCTTGGGCGAAAATCATGTCCCCATTGTGAAATACAATGTGCTTCATCAACTGCTACTAAAGGAATGTCCATTTGTTTAAGGTCCTCGATAAATTCACGAGATTCTAGCCGCTCGGGTGCTACGTAGAGGAGCTTGTACATTCCTTGTTTTGCTTCCCAGATTCGTTGGTTGGCTTCATTGTAATTGAGTGAGCTATTGATAAAAGTTGCAGGAATTCCTACCTGTACGAGGGCATCGACTTGATCCTTCATAAGTGAGATTAACGGGGATATTACAATCGTGGTACCAGGTAGAACAAGTGCAGGAATTTGATAACAAATTGATTTTCCTCCGCCAGTTGGCATAACACAAATCGTGTTTTCTCCAGCTAATACAGATTGGATAGCAAGCTCCTGCCCGTTTCGAAAGGATGAATAGCCAAAATGAGATTCTAACAATTGTTGAGCTTTTTCAAATAACAAAACGTCTCCCCCTTCTACTATTTAATCTTCTATCATTATACCTCTTTTTAGGATTATTCAAGAGAGTATTTTTCCTCTTAACGAGAGTGAATTGTGTTGCCCGAGAATAAAGTTCCACCATCCGCCAGTGAATTTCGCTATCCGCCAGTGAATTTCACTATCCGCCAGTGAATTTCGCTATCCGCCAGTAAATTTCACTATCCGCCAGTAAATTTCACTATCCGCCAGTAACTTTCGCTATCCGCCAGTAACTTTCGCTATCCGCCAGTAACTTTCGCTATCCGCCAGTAACTTTCGCTATCCGCCAGTGAATTTCGCTATCCGCCAGTGAATTTTGCTATCCGCCAGTGAATTTTGCTATCCGCCAGTGAATTTTGCTATCCGCCAGTGAATTTTGCTATCCGCCAGTGAATTTTGCTATCCGCCAGTGAATTTTGCTATCCGCCAGTGAATTTTGCTATCCGCCAGTGAATTTTGCTATCCGCCAGTAAAAAGGCCGCTGAGATATACTCGGCGGCCTATTTAATCATCATCCCTGTGTAAATAGCTCTTCTAACTGCTTCCGGAGCACAAATTTCTGGATTTTGCCACTTGCATTACGCGGCAATGCTTCACAGAATACATATTTACGCGGGCGTTTGTAGTTTGCAAGACTCTCACTGTTTTTACAATAGTCTTCTAGATCCTGCTCAGTCAGCTGAGGGTTCTTTTTTACGACAAAAGCGGTAACCGTTTCACCCCAGCGGTCATCTGGCTGACCAACAATCGCGACATCCAATACACCCTCATGTGCATGTAAAACATCCTCGACCTCACGTGGATAAATGTTTTCCCCGCCGCTAATGATCATGTCATCTACACGGTCATTGACATAGAGGAAGCCCTCATCATCTAGATAACCGATATCGCCTGAATGATACCAGCCTTTATACATCGATTTTGCTGTCGCTTCTTCACGATTAAAGTAGCCTGCCATCATGCACGGACCTTTAACAATAATCTCGCCTGTTTCCCCAACTGGAACCACATCATCAGGATCTGACGGACCATCCTCTCTAGTACGAACGACGCGAATATCATGATTAAACGCAGCTTGCCCAGCTGAACCAGCCTTTCTAAGCTGATCCTTTTCGGATAAGAAGGTGATAGCAGGACCCATTTCTGTCATCCCATAGGCTTGAACTAACCCAATACCGAACCTGTCATGGAGAGCGTGCACAAGAGACGGTGCCATTGGAGCAGCACCATATAAACCAAGCTTCAGACTCTCCGTATTATATTGGCTTAAATCCTCTTGCAGCAGCATGTTCCACATCGTAGGCGCTGCAAAAAACTTTGTGATTTTCTCTTGCTGAATTAATTGTAAGATCACTTTCGGATTAAATTGGTGAAGGATAACGTTTCGTGCTCCAGCCTGAATTCTTGGCAAAAAGGCACAGTGAAGCTCAGCGCAATGGAACATGGGAGCGGTAACAAGACCAACATCCTCTGAATCTAGCTTTTGAGCAGCAATACATAGCATACTTTGGTCTACCATATTT
This genomic stretch from Neobacillus niacini harbors:
- a CDS encoding ATP-binding protein gives rise to the protein MLAEKLLLNLLITLSPVLLYSVLTDNKRKLDSPVVCGLLQSIAALTCMIFSYANYGFSWDLRYVPLILAFLYAGPVAGGMVFTTVFTARFIMGGETVLFGLVNTVLIAIVPFLIMNRFWKFTPNKRVLLTAVIGAWSLLVCFLSLTAFHSVEGQSLTINTKIPDLLIVGLIDTIAIAIAAKLNEGLVESSRMKVEIQRTEKLNTLGELAASIAHEVRNPLTVVKGFLQLMQQDEKGKNYDYLSLVLSELGRAEAIINDYLNFAKPQFEKLEEFPLVDVLSEVKMLLGPLALKQGVQLESSLDTSNFHLLTDRNQLKQALVNLIKNAIEATTEGGKVTITYKLKDHHAYIYITDTGKGMDHEQLARIGTLFYTTKDKGTGLGTSVSLRIIETMKGKVSYESKLGIGTEVTMILPEGKKEIVNF
- a CDS encoding threonine/serine exporter family protein, which translates into the protein MDIIGQLITSFIATAAFGVIFNAPKETLVKCGLVGMGGWIIYYIAEKYSGDPVLATLGATLFVGIVSQELAKFYKTPVIIFSVAGIIPLVPGGLAYDTMRNFVEDDYFQALALGAKVTLLSGSIAFGLVFSEVINQVVRKIKAVRP
- a CDS encoding amino acid permease, translated to MNLFRKKSITALIKEVGQKDITLKKELGAFDLTMLGIGAIIGTGIFVLTGVAAAEHAGPALIISFILSGLACVFAALCYAEFASTVPVSGSAYTYSYAIFGEIIAWMLGWVLILEYGLASSAVASGWSGYFQGLLSGFGIQLPKALSSAYDPANGTYVDIPAIAIIFIITLLLSQGVKKSARLNTIMVTIKIAVVLLFIAVGVWYVEPANWTPFMPFGFSGVVNGAATVFFAYIGFDAVATAAEEVKNPQKNMPIGIIASLMVCTILYIVVSAILTGIVPYTELGVKNPVAFALNYINQDWVAGFISLGAITGITTVLLVMVYGQSRLFYAISRDGLLPKVFSKVDKKRQTPIVNSWITCVLVAFFAGVLPLNKLAELVNIGTLFAFMTVSIGILYLRKNKQAPTTGFRVPFVPWIPILAFLFCGYLALQLPAATWKGFGVWLVIGLVVYFSYGRRHSKLNENEEKIKKAS
- a CDS encoding DUF350 domain-containing protein is translated as MLDFLIYLAVSLALLLVGLFLMEITTKVKEFALMAKGNKAASYVLGGRLLGLAIVLYSALANSISLVDMVIWGGVGIAAQIIVFYLTEWVTPRRFNVSQSIEENNTAVGLFLLLLSVSIGIVIAGCLTY
- a CDS encoding ion channel; its protein translation is MLFFRKLFLTASRYKYRTVILFTLLFIIVNAEIMRIIEPKTFESSLHAVWWILTTMTTVGYGDVYPTTEAGRTWAMIVVYTLGIGLFGTVIGVIVEGVSQYKKRKEEGKLFYKGENHFVIIGWTAKSKSTIKELLLGDEKTDIVLIDEFEKTPFEHERFHYIQGSPTDVETLSKSKIENAQAVLLFAAEGIANPDLVDGKTLLVASSIERYDDRTDNSIYTIAEIVNEKHVDNFKHVKIDEFILSNGSVSNLMAKSAQMKGASHLFTQLLSRQDGDGGSDLWEVRVNPEWKTYGAAYEQLKEKGAQLIADRNDLNILKKWNEPIPKGARLFIICDKLTYQKL
- a CDS encoding glutathionylspermidine synthase family protein; protein product: MSTYTRDRNQFYSRFPEFWSNLYGSEYSLYHIQSITEQTHTDLKVATERMGRVFFKTAGLLRSLEDKQLLELGFPAASLPFLRIKSLFPETVISRFDFALTSSGVKMLEFNADTPTFIVECFKINGEACTEFEYRNPNENQERLLSSGITKAVLESGKGHVSPNVVFTAHRDHIEDWNTTVYLSQLCKVPNQIVPLSDLQITDGALLDSNGVPIDVLYRQTYPLEHLLEDRDPNTGDLVGVELLQLVKDRKLAMVNPVSAFLLQPKSIQCLIWGLAENEGFYTKEEQDWIKTYMLPTYLETDGFAGTASYVQKPSFGREGDTITIWDQHSEVDTQNPSQTYNNELPVYQSYVPLPVVSLETEKGFEELSIVFGSFLIAGKPSSIGIRAGGKITGNESYFLPVGIKKEEFNC